The genomic interval TGATGGCTCCGGCGGAGTAAGCGTCTTTTTCGACGAAGGTATAAACCGGTACGTCAATCTGTCCGATCAGGCTAATGATTTCGCGCGCCTCTTTGACGCCGCCGCCGGGGGTGTTCATGACGAAGACAATCGCATCGGCCTTTTCTTTTTTGGCTTCCGTGACGCCGCGCCGGACGACGTAGAGCAGGGCGGGCTCGATCTGCTCTTTGATCGGAATCTGGTAAACGAGCGGTTTTTTAGGAGGCTCTACGGCAGTTCCGAACATCGGCGCAATCAGAACGGCGAGCAGGATGACAAGGAATGGCTTATATGCTTTCATAGCGCGGATTCTATTTCGCCGCTGTGTTGAAAGAAAGAAGAAAGCCCATGCCGACCATGACCGAACTCGAAAAGCTTGTTGTGCCGCAAACGAAGCGGCCCGATTTTGACGCGTTCTGGGCTGAAACGATCCGGCGGTGCGAAACCATTCCGCTGAACGTCAAAGGCGACACGAAGACGGAGGTTCGTGACCTGACGTTTGAAGGGCTCGACGGAACTCCAATTCATGCCTGGCTGCTGCTTCCGCCGGAAGCGAAGGAGCGGAAAGTTCCGGTACTGATTCATTGCCACGGCGCAAACCGCAGTCGCGGGAAGCCGGAAAATTTCTCCGCCTGGCTGGCGGCAGGTTGTGCGGTGATCTCTCCGGACTTCCGCTTACAGGGCGGCACGACCGGATCGAATACGCAGTTTGACGGCGACGGGAAATCCGGCTGGTGGACACCGAACCTTAACGATCTGATGAACAGTTATTTGTTCTGCGTCTGGACCGATTTTCTGCGCGCCGTCCGGCTGGCCCGCGAAACGCCGGAGATCGATTCGAAGCGGATTGCGGTTTCCGGCCACAGTCAGGGCGGCGGACTGGCGTTAGGTCTGGCGGCGCTCGACCGGTCGGTGGCGCTTTGCATGGCCGATGTTCCGAGTAGCTGCTGGATGGAACAGCGGATTGCAACCCGCAGCGGCGGCGGAGCCGGAATTGCTGATTACCTGCTGGCATTTCCGGAGCGGGCTGAAACCGTCCGCCGGAATATTTCATACTTCGACAACATCAACCTCGCGCCGCAGATCACCTGTCCGGTGCTGGTTTCTATCGGCATGCAGGATACGGTTTCTCCGCCGGAATGCACGTTTGCGGCTTACAACAAAATCCGGTCGCCGAAAGAGATAGTGGTTTACCCGCAGGCCGGACACGAAGGCGGCGGGAAGATTCATCTGGAACGGAAACTGGCGTTTTTAACCGCGAATGGACACGGATGACAGAGGACGGGGGCAAAGGCTGTTCTGTAGGCCCAGTCCCCGACCGGGCGATGATTGAACGAAAGATTTTGACCGCTAGCCGACCTTAGGGAGACGGGCTTGAGCTTGCGAAAGCAATGAACGAAGAGAATGGCAACACGCTAAGACGCCAAGACGCACGGCAGGAAGGCGGGATTGGCCACCAAAAACACGAAAAGCCACAAAAGGATTCTGTAAACAGGGTGATTCCGGTGTAAGAAAAGTTTGAATGTTGGGCTGGCCTCCGTTCTCCGACTTCTGACCCCTGACTCCTGCTCACTGACCCCTGACTCCTGCTCACTGACTCCTGTTCACTGACTCCTGATTATCGCTTGGCTTGAAAGATTTGTCTGATAAGCTCGCGCCTTATTGAAGGGGCATTTTTTACGAGATTGTTTGGTGGGTTCTAAAATTGCCACTTTTTTGTCCTGTATTCGCGGAGTTTTTTTTCGTCTGTCGGTTCAGGTTATCGGTTGATCCATTTTTTTCTGACCTCTTCTCTTTTCTTTTCCCTATGTCGGGAGATTTTCCTCTGTTAAAATAAATTTTTCTCCGAACAACTTACGATATGTTTCCAAAAACTCTTTAGATTCTCGGAAAAATTTAAAAAGTGGCCATGTTGAATAGTCTTCGCGGTTCACTGGCCCTTTAGCTCCCATACTCTCCATAAGCGAAGATGCGTGATCAAATTTATCTTTAAGCACAGCCACCGCCATTCGGAGTTCTGGGCTACAGGAGCTCCAATCCTCAGAGTCTAGTGTCTCCTGACATTTTTTTTCATCGCCGGAAAATTTATGAGCAATGCATAAATTTATTAGATTAACGCGACGTATTTGATCGGAGGATACATTTTTCAATGTGTCTGTCGAAAAAAGTAAAATTATTTTTGCTAAGTCGTAACGCTCCTCTGAAAGGAGGTCAAAGCCGGTACTGTGAAGAGCATCATCAGCCTCGGCCATGTCGTCAGGTTGTAGTTTTCTCCAAAGCACATGGCCGAGTTTTATGCCGATTTCTAAGAAGCAATCTGATGTTTTGCTGAAATAGTCGGGGGTCACATGTAGCTGGTCACCAACTTTTATGTTTTTATCCAATTCGACTCCGTGCTGACGGCAGACACGCAAATATTGAGTCGAAACAATGCCATCACAGTGAACAAATAAGTTTCGTCTTTCAGTGATCTCAACGAATTGTGGCCAAATTTTTAATCCTTTTCTCAGCGGAAGAGCAAAGCGTTCTTCCATCCACTTAAAATGGTCGCTATGGCTGTCTCGAAGCACTGACTCGACTTCTTTTTCTATTAAGGAGTCGCGGGCAGCTTCAAGTGACCCAAAGGATGCGAGGTCAGTGTAAGTTAATGTTTTTTGTGACGATGCCAAAATATCGGGCTTTACTGAAAATGCTACACGAAGGAGTCGGCCAAGATAGGCGTCATATTTGTGGACCAACGCACATAGAAATATTGGAGGGATGTTGAATACTGCAAGCGATGCAGATGTAATTTTTTTTATTTTTTTAGAGAACTGGTGAAAATCTGCAGGCTTGATTTCAAAAGCTTCGGTTCCGTCTTCAGTTGTTCTCTGGACGCTCCTTTTTTTAATGAATGAATCCATTTCTTCTGTTGTTTTTTTGCAGGAGTCGCCCATTGCCTGCATCGTTGGCCCGAGTGCTTTAGATAAGCTCTCAATGTGAGAAACAAAACTGTCAATTTCGTCTTTGAATACTGGTTTCTTTTGGACGGGCTTCTCTTGTCTCGTTCTAGGTTTTTTAGTCGCCGACTTTTTTGATTCTATTGTGATGCTGGATGCTTGTTTCTTTTGGACGGGCTTCTCTTGTCTCGTTCTAGGTTTTTTGGTCGCCAGCTTTTTTGATTCAATTGTGGTGCTGGATGCTTGTTTATTATTCAAGCGCTTAGTGGGCAGAGATTTCTTTTTCGGTGTAGCTTTTTTTATTTGCTTAGTTGGCATACCAGCTCCTAACCCCGTTGAAATGTGAAGTGAATATATGTCCTTTGTAACAAGGTTCGGAGAAGAGATCAATTTTTCAATGGGTGAAAAAGTCTGGCATGAAATTCCAAATATTGGAAACGGCCGGATTTGTCGAGTTGGGTCACCCGAAAAACGAGAAAACGGATCATGAAAACGGATCCTTGCATTGACGGGGTCCAGCCTTCGCGCAGTGTTACGGCTTAGCAGGCAGTCCTTGAATATTGATGTCCGAACATTAGAAAACCTCTGTGTCCCGGTGACCTCTGTGGTTAATCTCAATCAAATAGCTGGATTAAACAGTCCTATCTAAATATTAACTCTGTATAATCGGCGTCGATTCAGAGAGGAGTTTGTATGTTGTCCATTGAAGAAAACCAAAACAGCCCGCTGCATGGTTTAAGAGCCGGGGTCAGTCCGATAAAGTGACAACGCTGGTTAATCCTAATCAAATAGCTGGATTAAACAGGCCGATCTAAACAAGAACTCTGTATAATCGGCGGCCGATTCAGAGAGGAGTTCGTATGTTGTCGATTGAAGAAAATCAGAATAACCCGCTGCATGGGTTGAGCGCCGAGGCGATGGTGACTGAACTCGTGGAGTTTTACGGGTGGGAGATTTTATACGCCGCGCTGGGTCTCAATTGTTTTCGCATGAATCCGTCCGTTCCCAGTGCTGTGAAGTTTTTACGGAAGACGGAGTGGGCCCGGCACAAGGTCGAGAATTTTTATTTATACCGCTTCAAACGGATGCCGAAAGCCCGCGGGGTGGAATTTGATTTGGATCCGCGTGATCGCGGCTTCGCGAACGGGATTGTTCCGAAAGATCCAATGCCGCTGACCGTTGAAATGATCGAAGAGATGAAGGCGGAAGCCGCAGAGAACTACCAGAACCGCCGCTCGGATTCGCGCTACTGATCGATAATGGGATTTTATAGCCACCAAAAACACAAAAAGGTTGTGTAGGAGGGCTCCATTTTCGTGCTTCTCGTGGCCATTTCTCTTTGAGCTGATTGCGGAGATGAAAGCGGAAGCCGAAGAGAACTACCAAAACCGCCGTTCGGATTCCCGCTATTAATGCCAACCAACGGAATGAGTATTTTTTGACGCTTTGCTTCTTTTCGAAAATACGAAAAGCACGTTCGGAATACCTCAGGTCACCACCCATTCACTCCGTTCATTAGAGCAAACAGCCGAGGAAGGCAGAGACCTGAGGCCAAAGGCCGAAAGAGGCTGGCCTGCCGCAGGAAGGCCGGCAATGACGAAAGGAATGGCAACTTCCGGCAATAAACGGAACAGATTCGGAATAGAGGTCTCAGGTGAAAACGAGCTTTCATTTGAGACCTCTGTTCCGAATCAAGCCCTGTGATGACAGGGCTACCCCGAAACTCCGGGGTGCCGTTTATTCTAAAATATTGCCACTCTCTACTCCTCTGACTTCCTCTAGCGCAGCGGGTGGTAAAATCTTCTCATCCGTGTTTTGCCACTTCGTTGCTGTCGCACTGGCTCCAGCCTGTCTCGCTTTGCTCGGCGCCGTGTAATCCGTGGTAAAAAACTCTTCCAGTATTCCGCGATCGAGGATCGCAGTTGCAATACTCCCACACTCCAATACTCCACCACTCCCTTACTTGAATATATCCTGCCAGTTTCCCGTCGTTGACGCCTTGGCATATTCGGTGGAGCGGTTTTCAAAGAAGTTGGTGTGTTCGACGCCGTTGAGCATGTAGTCAAGCCACGGAAGCGGATTCTCCGGCACGGTGTAGATGCTTTTCATGCCGATGCCGATCAGACGGCGGTTGGCGATGTAGCGGATGTAGGCTTTCACTTCGTCGGCTGTGAGCCCTTCGACGGAGCCCAGCTCGAAGGCGAGGTCGATGAAGCGGTCTTCCAGTTCCACGGAGCGTTCGGCGGCGCAGTAGATTTCGTATTTCAGTTTGTCGGTCCAGAGCTCTGGATGCTCTTTGATGAACGTTTTGAAAAGCAGCGCCATCGATTCGACGTGCAGGCTTTCGTCGCGGATGCTCCAGGTGACGATCTGGCCCATCCCTTTCATTTTGTTGAAGCGCGGGAAGTTCATCAGGATGGCGAAGCTGCTGAAAAGCTGAATGCCTTCGGTGAAGGCGCTGTAAACCGCCATGGTTTTCGCCATATCGAACGGCGTTTCCATGTTGAAGTTGAGCAGGTATTCATGCTTTTCCGCCATCGCGGCGATTTCCATGAAAACGGTGTACTCATCGTCGCCGAGGCCGAGCGTTTCCAGCAGTAGCGAATAGGCGTCCTGATGAACGGCTTCCATGGCGGCGAAGGCGCTGAGCATCATGCGGACTTCCGGCACCTTGAAGGTCGGCAGGAAAAGGGTGGAGTAACCGCCTGCGACATCGACGTCGGCCTGCGTGAAAAATTTAAAAATATTCAGCAGAAGGTTTTTGTCCTTCTGCGAAATATTCTCGTTAAAATCTTTCAGGTCGTCGGCCAGATTAATCTCACTCGGCATCCAATGCATCTGTTGTTGCATCTTGTAGGCTTCAAACGCCCAGTCGTACTCAAACGGTTTGTAATAAGTTCTCTCTTCTAAAAGCGGCATGGGTCAACTCCGTTGAAATGTCGAATAATGAACAAGGAACTCCGAATGCAGAAGTGCAGTCAAATCCTGTTCATATCCGATCATGTTTCAGTTCCTTCTAAATTCATTATTCGCGGTTCGATATTCGACATTTTCTAGCCTTCACACGAAAGGCACGTGCTTTCCTTGTTGTAATCGAGCATGACTTCGCGCGGTTTCTGTTCGGAGACGACGTCGGCGCGCTTGATCGCTTCGCTGCGGACATAGTAGAGGCTCTTGAGTCCTTTTTTCCAAGCCAGCATGTGGGTGTTGTGCAATTCCTGTTTGCTGACCAGCGCGGGAAAGAAAAGGTTAACGCTCTGCGACTGGCAGACATACTGCTGACGGTCGGCGGCAAACTCGATTACCCAGCGCTGGTCAATTTCCAGTGCCGTTTTGAACACGTCGCGCTCCCAGTCGCTCAGGAAATCAAGGTGCTGTGCACTGCCGCCCTGTGTGATGACGGACTTCCAGACTTCGGAATTATTCTGTCCGTAGCGTTCGAGCACTTCTTCGAGATATTTATTTTTCATCAGCGCCGAGCCGCTCTTGGTTTTCTGTGTGAAAGCGTTGGCGCGGAACGGTTCAATCGACGGACTGGTATTGCCGCAGATGATGGAACTGCTGGCGTTCGGCGCAATCGAAAGCAAGTGGGCGTTACGCACGCCGTAGCCTAAGCCGTCCGGGCATTCGCCGCGTTCGATGGCGAGTTGCCGGGTCGCCGCGACGGCCTGTTCTTTAATGAGCCGGAACATCTGCATGTTGAGACCTTTGGCGATGGCGCTTTCGAACGGAATGCTGTGCGCCTGCAAATAGGCGTGGAAGCCCATTGCGCCGAGGCCGATACTACGCTCGCGCTCCGCGCTGAAGCGGGCTCGGCCAATGCTGTCGGGCGCGTTGTCGATAAACGACTGAATGACGTTATCGAGAAAACGAATCAGATCGGGAATAAACTGCGGATGATCTTTCCACTCGTCGTAGGTTTCCAGATTGACCGAACTGAGACAGCAGACCGCCGTACGCTCTTCGTTGGTCGGCAGGGTGATTTCGCTGCACAAGTTCGACTGGTGAACTTTCAGTCCGAGCTTTTTCTGGAACTCGGGCAGGGCGTCGTTGGTGGCCTTGTCGAACAGAATGTAGGGCTCGCCGGTTTCAATGCGGTTCTGAATCAGCTTCACCCAGATGGTTTTGGCCGACACGGTTTTCTTCACCTCTTTGGTGTGCGGGTCGATCAGTTTAAAGCTGTCGTCGAAGCCGGGAATGCGCGTCGCCTGATCGATCAGGTTCATAAACTCTTCGGTCAGCACCACGCCGTGGTGCAGATTGGTGGACTTACGGTTCACATCTCCGCCGGTCGGTTTGCGAACGTCGAGAAATTCTTCGATCTCTGGGTGATTGACCGGCAGGTAGGCGGCGTAGGAGCCGCGCCGCGTTACGCCTTGGCTGAACGCCAGCATTTCGGCATCGACCACTTTCAGGAAAGGAATCACGCCGGTCGATTCGGAACCGTGCGACGTTTTGGAGCCGCAGGCGCGCACGTCGCCCCAGTAGCCGCCGACACCGCCGCCGAACGACGAAAGCCACGCCGTTTCGGTGTAGTGACCGGTAATGCCGCCCCGGCTGTCGGGAACGTAATTCAGAAAGCAGGAGATCGGCAGGCCGCGATTGGTGCCGCCGTTGGTCAGAATCGGGGTGGAAAACATAAACCAGAGCATGCTGGCGTAATCATAAATCCGCTGGGCCATGGCATCGTCGTCCGAAAAAGCGGCGGCGGCGCGGGCAAAGGCCTCTTGCGGGCTTTTTTCGCCGGGGAGCATATAGCGGTCTTCGAGAGTTTTACGTCCGAACTCGGTCATCAAACTGTCGCGGGAAAAATCAATTTTAACACTCATCAGCACCTCGTGGTTGTTATCGATTCGTTAAACCTACTAGAACGGTCATATTAATCGCGCGTACCCGGCGGATCGGCAAGCACAAAAGCACAATATGTGGTGTGACACCTTAAAAACCGGTACAAAATAAGGGATTGATCCGGCACTTGCCAGAGTTGATGGCGACCTGTACTTTCAGTGTCATGAAGCTATTCGACAGCCATTGCCACCTTCAGTCGCCAGAGCTGATTTTAATGATTGGCGACGTGATAAATCGCGCAGAGTCGGCAGGTGTTGAGCGGATGGCTTGTTGCGGTACCAGTTCCACGGATTGGAATGAAGTATTCCAGTTGTCGGCAGAATATCCATCGGTGATTCCAATGATCGGGATTCATCCGTGGTTTGTAGGTTGTAGGGCGGGGGCCGTGACCCCGCCGGAGTCCGCGATCACGGATCGCGGCTACACATGGGAACAAGAGTTCCAAACCTTGGAAAAACTATTGCGCGAACATCCGGAAGCGGGAATCGGCGAGACGGGGCTGGATTTTCAAAAGCGTTTTG from Kiritimatiellaceae bacterium carries:
- a CDS encoding alpha/beta fold hydrolase; translation: MPTMTELEKLVVPQTKRPDFDAFWAETIRRCETIPLNVKGDTKTEVRDLTFEGLDGTPIHAWLLLPPEAKERKVPVLIHCHGANRSRGKPENFSAWLAAGCAVISPDFRLQGGTTGSNTQFDGDGKSGWWTPNLNDLMNSYLFCVWTDFLRAVRLARETPEIDSKRIAVSGHSQGGGLALGLAALDRSVALCMADVPSSCWMEQRIATRSGGGAGIADYLLAFPERAETVRRNISYFDNINLAPQITCPVLVSIGMQDTVSPPECTFAAYNKIRSPKEIVVYPQAGHEGGGKIHLERKLAFLTANGHG
- a CDS encoding ribonucleoside-diphosphate reductase subunit alpha, with protein sequence MSVKIDFSRDSLMTEFGRKTLEDRYMLPGEKSPQEAFARAAAAFSDDDAMAQRIYDYASMLWFMFSTPILTNGGTNRGLPISCFLNYVPDSRGGITGHYTETAWLSSFGGGVGGYWGDVRACGSKTSHGSESTGVIPFLKVVDAEMLAFSQGVTRRGSYAAYLPVNHPEIEEFLDVRKPTGGDVNRKSTNLHHGVVLTEEFMNLIDQATRIPGFDDSFKLIDPHTKEVKKTVSAKTIWVKLIQNRIETGEPYILFDKATNDALPEFQKKLGLKVHQSNLCSEITLPTNEERTAVCCLSSVNLETYDEWKDHPQFIPDLIRFLDNVIQSFIDNAPDSIGRARFSAERERSIGLGAMGFHAYLQAHSIPFESAIAKGLNMQMFRLIKEQAVAATRQLAIERGECPDGLGYGVRNAHLLSIAPNASSSIICGNTSPSIEPFRANAFTQKTKSGSALMKNKYLEEVLERYGQNNSEVWKSVITQGGSAQHLDFLSDWERDVFKTALEIDQRWVIEFAADRQQYVCQSQSVNLFFPALVSKQELHNTHMLAWKKGLKSLYYVRSEAIKRADVVSEQKPREVMLDYNKESTCLSCEG
- a CDS encoding DNA-binding protein VF530, whose protein sequence is MLSIEENQNNPLHGLSAEAMVTELVEFYGWEILYAALGLNCFRMNPSVPSAVKFLRKTEWARHKVENFYLYRFKRMPKARGVEFDLDPRDRGFANGIVPKDPMPLTVEMIEEMKAEAAENYQNRRSDSRY
- a CDS encoding ribonucleotide-diphosphate reductase subunit beta, translated to MPLLEERTYYKPFEYDWAFEAYKMQQQMHWMPSEINLADDLKDFNENISQKDKNLLLNIFKFFTQADVDVAGGYSTLFLPTFKVPEVRMMLSAFAAMEAVHQDAYSLLLETLGLGDDEYTVFMEIAAMAEKHEYLLNFNMETPFDMAKTMAVYSAFTEGIQLFSSFAILMNFPRFNKMKGMGQIVTWSIRDESLHVESMALLFKTFIKEHPELWTDKLKYEIYCAAERSVELEDRFIDLAFELGSVEGLTADEVKAYIRYIANRRLIGIGMKSIYTVPENPLPWLDYMLNGVEHTNFFENRSTEYAKASTTGNWQDIFK